Proteins encoded together in one Ictidomys tridecemlineatus isolate mIctTri1 chromosome 3, mIctTri1.hap1, whole genome shotgun sequence window:
- the LOC101959799 gene encoding LOW QUALITY PROTEIN: potassium voltage-gated channel subfamily A member 1 (The sequence of the model RefSeq protein was modified relative to this genomic sequence to represent the inferred CDS: substituted 2 bases at 2 genomic stop codons): MGETHSLVGGGAWVPPPSLALSHPGLFAGLASLRRASTMMVLSGDNVDEASAAQGHPQDGSYPWQAERDDHECCERVVINISGLRFQTQLKTLAQFPNTLLGNPKKRMCYFDLLRNKYFFDRNXPSFDAILYYYQSGGRLRRPVNVPLDMFSEEIKFYELGKEAMEKFGEDEGFFKEEERPLPEKECQRQVWLLFEYPESLGPARVIAIVSVMVILISLVIFCLETLPELKDEKDFTGTIHHIDNTTVTXNSNIFTDPFFIVETLCIIWFSFELVVRFFACLSKTDFFKNIMNFIDIVAIIPYFITLGTEIAEQEGNQKGEQATSLAILRVIRLVRVFRIFKLSRHSKGLQILGRTLKASMRELGLLIFFLFIGVILFSSAVYFAEAEEAVSHFSSIPDAFWWAVVFMTTVGYGDMYPVTIGGKIVGSLCAIAGVLTIALPVPVIVSNFNYFYHRETEGEEQAQLLHVNSPNLASDSDLSPCSSSTIIKSEYMEIEEDMNNSIAHYRQANIRTGNCTTANQNYVNKSKLLSDV; the protein is encoded by the coding sequence ATGGGGGAGACGCACTCTCTGGTTGGGGGGGGCGCTTGGGTCCCCCCCCCTTCCCTCGCTCTTTCTCATCCCGGGCTCTTTGCTGGCCTCGCATCTCTGCGCCGGGCTTCCACCATGATGGTGTTGTCGGGGGACAACGTGGACGAAGCTTCAGCCGCCCAGGGCCACCCCCAGGATGGCAGCTATCCCTGGCAAGCAGAGCGCGATGACCACGAGTGCTGTGAACGTGTGGTGATCAACATCTCCGGGCTGCGCTTCCAGACGCAGCTCAAGACCTTGGCGCAGTTTCCCAACACGCTGCTGGGCAACCCGAAGAAACGCATGTGCTACTTCGACCTCCTGAGAAACAAGTACTTCTTTGACCGCAACTGACCCAGCTTCGATGCCATCCTGTACTACTACCAGTCGGGGGGCCGCCTGCGGAGGCCAGTCAACGTGCCCCTGGACATGTTTTCTGAGGAGATCAAATTTTATGAGTTGGGCAAGGAGGCTATGGAGAAGTTCGGAGAGGACGAGGGCTTCTTCAAGGAAGAGGAGCGCCCCCTGCCCGAGAAGGAATGTCAGCGCCAGGTGTGGCTGCTCTTTGAGTATCCTGAGAGCTTGGGGCCAGCCAGGGTCATCGCTATAGTCTCGGTCATGGTCATCCTCATCTCCCTTGTCATCTTTTGCCTGGAGACTCTCCCCGAGCTGAAGGATGAAAAGGACTTCACAGGCACCATCCACCACATCGACAACACCACGGTTACCTAAAATTCCAACATCTTCACAGACCCCTTCTTCATCGTGGAAACCCTGTGCATTATCTGGTTCTCCTTTGAGCTGGTGGTGCGCTTCTTCGCCTGCCTCAGCAAGACAGACTTCTTTAAAAACATCATGAACTTCATCGACATTGTGGCCATCATCCCTTATTTCATCACTCTAGGTACCGAGATAGCTGAGCAAGAGGGAAATCAGAAGGGTGAGCAGGCCACTTCGCTGGCCATCCTCAGGGTCATCCGATTGGTAAGGGTTTTTAGAATCTTCAAACTCTCCCGTCACTCTAAGGGCCTCCAAATCCTGGGCCGGACCCTCAAAGCTAGTATGAGAGAGCTAGGGCTGCtcatctttttcctctttattggGGTCATATTGTTTTCTAGTGCAGTGTACTTTGCCGAGGCAGAAGAAGCTGTGTCTCACTTCTCCAGTATCCCCGATGCTTTCTGGTGGGCGGTGGTGTTCATGACCACTGTAGGATACGGTGACATGTACCCTGTGACAATTGGAGGCAAGATCGTGGGCTCCTTGTGTGCCATCGCTGGTGTGCTGACAATTGCCCTGCCCGTACCTGTCATTGTGTCCAATTTCAACTATTTCTACCACCGAGAAACTGAGGGGGAAGAGCAGGCTCAGTTGCTCCATGTTAATTCCCCTAACTTAGCCTCTGACAGTGACCTCAGTCCCTGCAGTTCCTCCACCATCATCAAGTCTGAGTACATGGAGATCGAAGAGGATATGAATAATAGCATAGCCCACTATAGACAGGCCAATATCAGAACTGGCAATTGCACCACAGCTAATCAAAACTATGTTAATAAGAGCAAGCTACTGAGCGatgtttaa